Within Butyrivibrio fibrisolvens, the genomic segment AAGATGATATCTCAACATATATGAACCTGTCCTTTAAGGCTTTTTTGGCCAAAAAGGTTGAAAATACTCCGGATGCTGTTGCTCTTGTTGATGACAGGGGAGAGTTTTCCTGGAAAGACATAGATATTTATTCACAGATAATCGCTGAGGGTCTTGCCAATAAGGGAATAAAAAAAGGAACTCATGTAGCTTTGTGCGGTGTCAATTCCGTAAACTGGGTTCTTACTTTTTTTGCCATCCAAAAGCTTGGTGCTATGGCTCAGCTCCTTAATTTCAATATGAGTGCTGCAGATGTTGCTAAGGTTGCTACAATCGGCGATATCACTCATTTTTGCTATGGAAGTATGCCTGAGATGCAGGATCAGGAAGCATTTATTGACGAGCTCAAAAAATCAGGCTGTCCTTTATGCGAGTTTATCTCCATTAGAAATGACAGACAGGATATACGGGAAAGAAGAGATGAATATGAGGCAATCAGGTACAAATTTCAGGACTTTGTAGAGGCTGACTGGCCATGTGTCACCATATTTACTTCCGGTTCTACAGGAAAGCCCAAAGGCGTTCTTTTATCCGCCTACAATATTCTGAATGCAGCCAATACTAACTATAAGGATCAGACACTTACTAATAAGGACAGAACCTGCCTTATACTTCCGCTGTTTCATATATTTGGTCTTGTAGCAGGTCTTTTTGCAAATGCAATAGCAGGCTCGACTCTGTATTTTCCAAGTAACATAAGGACTGGTACTATTCTGGAACTTATTGATAAGGAGAAGTGCACATTTTTCCATTCAGTCCCGACCATGCTCATTGCGCTCATCAATAATAAGGACTTTACAAAAGATAAACTTTCGTCTGTTCGCTGTACCATCATTTCAGGTGCGGCGGCAACCAAGGCACAGATCCTGATGTTCAAGGAAAATCTTCCCAATGACCACTTTATGTCATCCTATGGTCTTAGTGAGATGGCACCTGTATCCATCTCAACTTATGGCGACAGCGACGAGCATCTGCTTACTACTGTAGGTAAGCCTGTTGACAATATTCAGGTTCAGATACGAGACCTTGAAACCGGCGAAAAATGCGCTACCGGCACATCCGGAGAGATACTTGTACAGGGATTTAATCTGATGACAGGATATTATAAGACTGATATAGAAAGTCAGTCTATCGATGATATGGGATGGCTTCATACAGGTGACCTTGGCTTTTTGGATGAAGAGGGCTATCTTCATCTTTCAGGAAGGCTTAAAGAGCTTATCATAAGGGGCGGTGAGAATATCATGCCGCAGGAGATTGAAGCAGCGATATCTTCACTTGACGTTGTTAATAACGTCAAAGTCATCGGCGTTCCAAGCGAGTTCTTTGGAGAAGAAGTCTGCGCGTGCATTAAGGTTAAAGAGGGCAAAGAGTTTGACCAGGAAGCTGTTAAGATTGAACTTTCAAAGAAACTGGCCAAATATAAGATTCCAAGCTATTTCGTAGTTTATAACGACTTTCCTATGCTTGGTACAGGTAAGATAGATGTTGTGAGTCTTAAAAAGGATGTATTAGAAAAACTAAAGTAAGATCTAATGTTTATGAAGAGGGTATAGTTTCATGCAATTAATAGATTCTTTTCCCACCCAAAAGATCGGAGATCTTGAGTACAGGAGTGGACGTATATTCCCATTTGGAGCATCCATAGTAGATGGTGGAGTTAATTTTAGTATTTTTTCAAAGGAAGCAGTGTCCTGTACTTTGGTCTTATATCACCATGGTCAGGATAAACCCTTTGTTGAGATACCTTTTCCTGAGGAATACAGGATAGGTAATGTATATTCAATGATGGTTTTCGGACTTAATATCGAAACTATCGAGTATGGATACCGTTTTGACGGACCTTATAGCCCTATGGATGGACTTAGATTTGATAAAGATAAGGTTCTTCTTGATCCTTATGCCAAGTCCGTATCAGGTCGAAGTGTTTGGGGAAGGAAAGATAATGGGGATAAGCTAAAGCCCCTGCGTGGTCAGATAATACGCGAAGATTATGATTGGGAAGGGGACAAGCCCCTTGAGATTCCTGAAAAGGATCTTGTTATCTATGAACTTCATGTTAGGAGTTTTACCAGGGATGATTCAAGTGGGGTTAGGCATCCGGGGACTTTTGCCGGTCTTACGGAGAAAATCCCATACTTAAAAGAGCTGGGCGTTAACTGCGTAGAGTTGATGCCGGTATTTGAATTTGATGAATTTGAAAACTCAAGGGAAGTTGGTGGCAGGACTCTGTACAACTACTGGGGCTATTCAACAGTATGCTTTTTTGCCCCCAAAGCAGGTTTTGCTGCATCGGCGCCTTTTGGTATGGAAGCGGATGAACTAAAACACTTAATAAAGAAATTTCATCAAAATGGTATAGAAGTAATACTCGATGTTGTTTTTAATCATACAGCAGAGGGCAATGAAAATGGGCCTTATATCTCATATAGAGGTATAGATAACAGAACCTATTATCTGCTGACCCCGGATGGCTGGTATTACAATTTCAGTGGCTGTGGTAATACCATGAACTGTAATAATCCTGTTACCCGCGACATGGTTTTAGATGCCCTCAGATACTGGGTTTCTGCATATCATGTGGACGGTTTTAGATTCGATCTTGCATCCATTCTGTCAAGGGATGAAGCTGGCGCCCCTATGGTTTATCCGCCACTTCTTGAAAGGATAGCCAATGATGCCGTACTTGGTAAGAGTCTTCTTATAGCCGAAGCCTGGGATGCAGGTGGTTTATATCAGGTTGGAAGTTTTCCTGCATTTGGACGTTTTTCGGAATGGAATGGTAAATATCGCGACTGCTTAAGGCATTTTATTAAAGGAAGCGGAGAGTCAGCTCCTGAGCTTTACAGACGAATAAGAGGATCAGATGATTTATATCGCTTCAGAGGACCCAGAGCATCTATAAATTTTGTGACCTGCCATGACGGCTTTACTCTTTATGACCTTGTTTCGTACAATGAAAAGCATAATGAAGCCAATGGCGAGAACAATAATGACGGATGCAATGACAACGAAAGCTGGAACTGCGGTGTAGAAGGAGATACAAAGGATCCTCAAATTATTGATCTTAGAAAACGTCAGATGAAAAATATGTTGACGATCCTTCTGACAAGCAGGGGAATTCCTATGCTTCTGTCCGGAGATGAGTTTGCCAATACCCAGTGGGGTAATAATAATGCCTATTGTCAGGATAGTGAGATTTCATATATTATCTGGTCACTTTTTGATAAGAACAAGGACCTGTTTGAGTATGTGAAGAACCTTGTGGCACTTAGGAATGAGTACCCGGTTATAAGAGAAAATTCTTTTGATCTTGGAAATAATGGGACCGGCTATCCGGAACTTTCTTTCCATTCTGCCAAGCCATGGCAGCTTGATGAGGGCGCATCAAATCTGTGCTTTTCATATATGTATGCCCAGGATCATGCAAGGGCAGGAACTAAAAAAGATGCGTTTATATATGTTGCAGTTAATGCATATTGGGAAGATGTATACTACGAACTTCCAATAATTCCTCAGGGAATGAAATGGCATTTAAGACTAAGTAGTAGCGGAGATGTATATTCAAAAGGTAAAGAAAAGACTTTGGGTGATCAGGGCAGTTTTATGCTTGGCGCAAGGTCTACACTTGTACTGATTGCTAAATGAGCGATTGATATATATGTCGATAAGCTCGAAGAGATTTGAATTAAGATTTTGAGAGTCGTGTGCAGAAAATA encodes:
- a CDS encoding AMP-binding protein — protein: MEIIKMLSGNEMMIALEGRLDTTTSPLLREQIAQIPPEVEKVKFDFKDLNYISSAGLREILVCRKKFSGDKMKVVNVSQEIYDIFATTGFDQIIPLETTKDDISTYMNLSFKAFLAKKVENTPDAVALVDDRGEFSWKDIDIYSQIIAEGLANKGIKKGTHVALCGVNSVNWVLTFFAIQKLGAMAQLLNFNMSAADVAKVATIGDITHFCYGSMPEMQDQEAFIDELKKSGCPLCEFISIRNDRQDIRERRDEYEAIRYKFQDFVEADWPCVTIFTSGSTGKPKGVLLSAYNILNAANTNYKDQTLTNKDRTCLILPLFHIFGLVAGLFANAIAGSTLYFPSNIRTGTILELIDKEKCTFFHSVPTMLIALINNKDFTKDKLSSVRCTIISGAAATKAQILMFKENLPNDHFMSSYGLSEMAPVSISTYGDSDEHLLTTVGKPVDNIQVQIRDLETGEKCATGTSGEILVQGFNLMTGYYKTDIESQSIDDMGWLHTGDLGFLDEEGYLHLSGRLKELIIRGGENIMPQEIEAAISSLDVVNNVKVIGVPSEFFGEEVCACIKVKEGKEFDQEAVKIELSKKLAKYKIPSYFVVYNDFPMLGTGKIDVVSLKKDVLEKLK
- the glgX gene encoding glycogen debranching protein GlgX, with product MQLIDSFPTQKIGDLEYRSGRIFPFGASIVDGGVNFSIFSKEAVSCTLVLYHHGQDKPFVEIPFPEEYRIGNVYSMMVFGLNIETIEYGYRFDGPYSPMDGLRFDKDKVLLDPYAKSVSGRSVWGRKDNGDKLKPLRGQIIREDYDWEGDKPLEIPEKDLVIYELHVRSFTRDDSSGVRHPGTFAGLTEKIPYLKELGVNCVELMPVFEFDEFENSREVGGRTLYNYWGYSTVCFFAPKAGFAASAPFGMEADELKHLIKKFHQNGIEVILDVVFNHTAEGNENGPYISYRGIDNRTYYLLTPDGWYYNFSGCGNTMNCNNPVTRDMVLDALRYWVSAYHVDGFRFDLASILSRDEAGAPMVYPPLLERIANDAVLGKSLLIAEAWDAGGLYQVGSFPAFGRFSEWNGKYRDCLRHFIKGSGESAPELYRRIRGSDDLYRFRGPRASINFVTCHDGFTLYDLVSYNEKHNEANGENNNDGCNDNESWNCGVEGDTKDPQIIDLRKRQMKNMLTILLTSRGIPMLLSGDEFANTQWGNNNAYCQDSEISYIIWSLFDKNKDLFEYVKNLVALRNEYPVIRENSFDLGNNGTGYPELSFHSAKPWQLDEGASNLCFSYMYAQDHARAGTKKDAFIYVAVNAYWEDVYYELPIIPQGMKWHLRLSSSGDVYSKGKEKTLGDQGSFMLGARSTLVLIAK